A part of Camelus ferus isolate YT-003-E chromosome 6, BCGSAC_Cfer_1.0, whole genome shotgun sequence genomic DNA contains:
- the MAX gene encoding protein max isoform X4, with translation MTSSGRMLSWSSKGKARADQVLCSWGIHFSSSLMEDASKRKFRALEKARSSAQLQTNYPSSDNSLYTNAKGSTISAFDGGSDSSSESEPEEPQSRKKLRMEAS, from the exons ATGACCTCAAGCGGCAGAATGCTCTCCTGGAGCAGCAAG GGGAAAGCGAGAGCTGATCAAGTTCTTTGTTCCTGGGGAATtcacttctcttcctccctcatgGAAGATGCAAGTAAAAGGAAAT TCCGTGCACTGGAGAAGGCGAGGTCGAGTGCCCAACTGCAGACCAACTACCCCTCCTCAGACAACAGCCTCTACACCAACGCCAAGGGCAGCACCATCTCTGCCTTCGATGGGGGCTCGGACTCCAGCTCGGAGTCGGAGCCCGAAGAGCCCCAAAGCAGGAAGAAGCTCCGGATGGAGGCCAGCTAA